TTGCTTCTACTATCAGCACCCTGAAGAAGGGCGGTACTTATATCAAAATCCCGAATGCAGTACCTGAAGCAATGCAGGAACTAGCCAAAGGAAAAGACGTCAATGCTTTCTTCTATCTCGTACAGTCCAGCGGGGCTGACATGAAGGTACTGGCTGAATGGCTGGGCAAAGGTATCCTGCAACCAAACCTGAATGTATATGACTTCTCCCAGATTGAACTGGCTCACCAGCTACAGCTGGAAGGCAGAACCCGTGGGAAAATCGTATTGTCAATTAAATAGAGAACTGTTCACCGTCATTGAATGGTCAATCCGCATTTCATATTTTGTAAAAAAGGATTATTATGACGGAACCATTCAAAGCAGTACAGGTGATAGAAGCCGACGGGAAATTTGTTTTATCTATTGTTGATAAACTCATAGACAACCTGCCTCCGGGCGATGTCATCATTAAGGTACATTATTCCTCTCTCAACTATAAAGATGCCTTATCCGCAACGGGCAATAAAGGCGTAACCAGGCAATATCCACATACACCCGGTATAGATGCTGCCGGCGAAGTAGTGTCCTCTACTGACGATAACTGGAAACCCGGCGACCAGGTAATTGTAACCGGCTTCGACTTTGGCATGAATACCAGCGGAGGCTTCCAGGAGTACATCCGTGTACCGGCCAAATGGTTGGTGCGCCTGCCACAGGGCCTCTCACTCAGGGAGAGCATGATCTATGGCACGGCAGGGTTTACCGCCGCGTTGTCTGTACAGGCATTGCTGAAAACAGGGGTTCAACCTGCGGATGGCAAGATTGTGGTAACGGGTGCCAGTGGTGGCGTGGGTTCTATTGCAGTAGCTATCCTGAGTAAGTTGGGCTACCAGGTAACAGCAGTGAGCAGCAAGCAGGCGGAGTTCCTGCAATCACTGGGTGCGGTGGAAGTATTGCCACGTGCCGAGATGGATGATGCCAGTGGCAGGGTGATGCTGAAACCAAGATTTGCAGGTGGTATTGATACTGTAGGTGGCAACGTGCTGGCTACCGTGGTGAAGAGTTTGCAATATGGCGCGGCAGTAACTGCCTGTGGCATGGTGAATGGCGGCCCACTGCCTTTGACCGTATTCCCCTTTATCCTGAAAGGGATACAATTGCTGGGTATTGATTCTGTTGAATATCCATTAGGGAAAAGAGCTGCAGTGTGGGAAGCTATGGCGACTACCTGGAAGCCTGCGCAGCTAACACAACTGGCGAATGAAATTCCGCTGGAGAAATTAGGAGAGAGCATCAACCAGATATTAGCAGGAAAGGTACAGGGAAGAACCCTGGTAAGGCTTGCATAACATATAGAGAGCTTCTGCCGGTAAAGGCAGAAGCTCCTTTTTTTTACTGAATCATCAGTTTAGTGCTCATCACTTTCTTTGTTTTAGTGCTTACTTCCACGCTGTAAATACCCGTTGGTATAGCAGATGGAATGGTCATTGTCTCGTTTGCCTTCGCTGATTTCCTTAACACAACCCTGCCAGACATGTCTGTGATAGTGACAACTACATCAGTAATTGCCTTATCCGCAATACGGATAGCAAAGCTATGCTGGGTAACCGGGTTAGGATAAATAGCAGAGGTAGTTATTGCTGCCGCCGCCTGTCT
This window of the Chitinophaga sancti genome carries:
- a CDS encoding YhdH/YhfP family quinone oxidoreductase, translating into MTEPFKAVQVIEADGKFVLSIVDKLIDNLPPGDVIIKVHYSSLNYKDALSATGNKGVTRQYPHTPGIDAAGEVVSSTDDNWKPGDQVIVTGFDFGMNTSGGFQEYIRVPAKWLVRLPQGLSLRESMIYGTAGFTAALSVQALLKTGVQPADGKIVVTGASGGVGSIAVAILSKLGYQVTAVSSKQAEFLQSLGAVEVLPRAEMDDASGRVMLKPRFAGGIDTVGGNVLATVVKSLQYGAAVTACGMVNGGPLPLTVFPFILKGIQLLGIDSVEYPLGKRAAVWEAMATTWKPAQLTQLANEIPLEKLGESINQILAGKVQGRTLVRLA